The proteins below come from a single Pedobacter aquae genomic window:
- the vapB gene encoding type II toxin-antitoxin system VapB family antitoxin: MSTTEILEKIRLIPENYQQEVVDFIDFILEKKVKKTSISSKKRPLGLLKGRMKMSDSFDDPLEDFKSYM, from the coding sequence ATGAGTACGACTGAAATATTGGAAAAAATTAGGCTTATCCCCGAAAACTACCAACAAGAAGTTGTTGATTTTATTGATTTTATTTTAGAAAAAAAAGTAAAAAAAACTTCCATTTCATCCAAGAAAAGACCTTTAGGTTTATTAAAAGGTAGAATGAAGATGAGTGACTCATTTGACGATCCCCTTGAGGATTTTAAAAGTTATATGTAG